In Helicobacter pylori, a single genomic region encodes these proteins:
- the fliW gene encoding flagellar assembly protein FliW, which yields MNYFLKAPILGFEHINEVRLEKIDSLFSRLVSQTNSPMALDMVLVNPYCLREYSFVIPKYIELLLELDSHSKVEVYCVVVLQKNLEDSMVNFLAPLVFNSKNGFGAQVALSMMDYPDFGFRDPLKSFVIQERERA from the coding sequence GTGAATTACTTTTTAAAAGCCCCTATTTTAGGATTTGAGCATATCAATGAAGTGCGTTTGGAAAAAATTGATTCCTTATTCAGCCGATTGGTTAGTCAAACGAACTCACCCATGGCGTTGGATATGGTTTTAGTGAATCCTTATTGTTTGCGGGAATACAGCTTTGTGATACCCAAATACATAGAATTACTGCTAGAATTAGATTCTCATTCCAAAGTTGAGGTGTATTGCGTGGTCGTGTTGCAAAAAAATTTAGAAGATTCTATGGTTAATTTCTTAGCCCCTTTAGTGTTTAATTCCAAAAATGGCTTTGGCGCTCAAGTGGCACTTTCTATGATGGATTATCCGGATTTTGGCTTTAGAGATCCTTTAAAAAGCTTTGTGATTCAAGAAAGAGAACGAGCTTAA
- the valS gene encoding valine--tRNA ligase: MIMKQEPTTYQPQEIEKKIYEICSHRGYFEIDGNEKIQEKNKRFCLMMPPPNVTGILHIGHALTLSLQDILARYKRMDGYKTLYQPGLDHAGIATQNVVEKQLLSQGIKKEDLGREEFIKKVWEWKEKSGGAILEQMKHLGVSAAFSRTRFTMDKGLQRAVKLAFLKWYEQGLIVQDNYMVNWCTKDGALSDIEVEYEERKGALYYIKYYLENQKDYLVVATTRPETLFGDSALMVNPNDERYKHLVGQKAILPLINRTIPIIADEHVEMEFGTGCVKVTPGHDFNDYEVGKRHHLEMIKIFDEKGILNAHCGEFENLERLKARDKVVEKLKENALLEKIEEHTHQVGHCYRCHNVVEPYVSKQWFVKPEIAQSSIEKIQQGLARFYPSNWINNYNAWMRELRPWCISRQLFWGHQIPVFTCENNHQFVSLDAPLNCPTCKSEKLEQDKDVLDTWFSSGLWAFSTLGWGQEKSDLFNENDLKDFYPNTTLITGFDILFFWVARMLFCSESLLGELPFKDIYLHALVRDEKGEKMSKSKGNVIDPLEMIEKYGADSLRFTLANLCTTGRDIKLSTTHLENNKNFANKIFNAVSYLKLKQEAFKDRERLDEYQTPLGRYAKSRLNLVTKEVRNALDNYRFNDATTLLYRFLWGEFCDWFIEFSKVENGAIDELGSVLKEALKLLHPFMPFISEFLYHKLSNTELENTCSIMIMPYPKEIAQDEKLEHEFEVIKDCIVSLRRLKIMLETPPIVLKEASVGLREKIENTERLQTYAQKLAKLEKVSVITYKPLKSVSDVGEFCQTYADLENLDLSPLVVRLKKQLEKLEKEKLKLNLHNENFVKNAPKSVLEKAREGLKTLLEKESKIKQELDLLEQP, translated from the coding sequence ATGATAATGAAACAAGAACCCACTACCTACCAGCCCCAAGAAATAGAAAAAAAGATTTATGAAATTTGCTCTCATAGGGGGTATTTTGAAATTGATGGCAATGAAAAAATCCAAGAAAAAAACAAACGATTTTGCTTGATGATGCCCCCTCCTAATGTGACCGGTATTTTACACATAGGGCATGCTTTAACTTTAAGCTTGCAAGATATTTTAGCGCGCTATAAACGCATGGACGGGTATAAGACTTTGTATCAGCCCGGGCTTGATCACGCCGGCATTGCGACGCAAAATGTTGTGGAAAAGCAGCTTTTAAGTCAAGGGATTAAAAAAGAAGATTTAGGGCGTGAAGAGTTCATTAAAAAAGTGTGGGAATGGAAAGAAAAGAGTGGGGGAGCGATTTTAGAGCAAATGAAGCACTTAGGCGTGAGTGCGGCCTTTTCTAGGACTCGTTTCACGATGGATAAGGGCTTGCAAAGAGCGGTTAAATTGGCGTTTTTGAAATGGTATGAACAAGGTCTCATCGTTCAAGATAATTACATGGTGAATTGGTGCACTAAAGACGGGGCGTTAAGCGATATTGAAGTGGAGTATGAAGAGCGTAAGGGAGCGTTGTATTATATTAAATATTATTTAGAAAATCAAAAAGATTATTTAGTGGTGGCTACCACGCGCCCTGAAACTTTGTTTGGCGATAGTGCGCTTATGGTCAATCCTAACGATGAGAGATACAAGCATCTGGTGGGGCAAAAAGCGATACTGCCTTTAATCAATCGCACAATCCCTATTATCGCTGATGAACATGTGGAAATGGAGTTTGGCACAGGGTGTGTGAAAGTTACCCCTGGGCATGATTTTAACGATTACGAAGTGGGCAAACGCCACCATTTGGAAATGATTAAAATCTTTGATGAAAAGGGGATTTTAAACGCGCATTGCGGGGAGTTTGAAAATTTAGAGCGTTTAAAAGCTAGAGATAAGGTCGTAGAAAAATTAAAAGAAAACGCCTTATTGGAAAAAATAGAAGAGCACACGCATCAAGTGGGGCATTGTTATCGTTGTCATAATGTGGTAGAGCCTTATGTGTCTAAGCAATGGTTTGTCAAGCCTGAAATCGCTCAAAGTTCTATTGAAAAAATCCAACAAGGTTTAGCACGATTCTACCCTTCTAATTGGATCAATAATTATAACGCTTGGATGAGGGAATTACGCCCTTGGTGTATCAGCAGGCAATTGTTTTGGGGGCATCAAATACCGGTGTTTACTTGCGAGAATAACCACCAGTTTGTGAGCCTAGATGCTCCCTTAAATTGCCCTACTTGTAAGAGCGAAAAATTAGAGCAAGATAAAGATGTGCTAGACACATGGTTTAGTTCAGGGCTATGGGCGTTCTCTACTTTGGGGTGGGGGCAAGAAAAAAGCGATTTGTTTAATGAAAACGATTTGAAAGATTTCTACCCTAACACCACGCTCATTACCGGGTTTGACATCCTCTTTTTTTGGGTGGCTAGGATGCTTTTTTGCAGCGAGTCGCTTTTAGGCGAATTGCCCTTTAAAGACATTTACTTGCACGCCTTGGTTAGGGACGAAAAGGGTGAAAAAATGAGCAAATCTAAAGGCAATGTGATCGATCCTTTAGAGATGATAGAAAAATACGGCGCGGATAGCCTGCGTTTCACTTTAGCCAATTTGTGCACTACGGGTAGGGACATTAAGCTTTCCACTACGCATTTAGAAAATAACAAGAATTTTGCCAACAAGATTTTCAATGCGGTGAGTTATTTGAAGCTCAAACAAGAAGCTTTCAAAGACAGGGAGCGTTTGGACGAATACCAAACGCCTTTGGGGCGTTATGCGAAATCGCGCTTGAATCTTGTTACTAAAGAGGTTCGTAACGCTTTAGACAATTATCGTTTTAATGACGCCACGACTTTGTTATACCGCTTTTTGTGGGGGGAATTTTGCGATTGGTTCATTGAATTTTCTAAAGTGGAAAATGGAGCGATAGACGAGTTAGGGAGCGTGTTAAAAGAGGCTTTAAAACTCTTGCACCCTTTCATGCCCTTTATCAGCGAATTTTTATACCACAAGCTCAGTAACACGGAACTAGAAAATACATGCTCCATTATGATCATGCCTTACCCTAAAGAAATCGCACAAGATGAAAAACTAGAGCATGAATTTGAAGTGATCAAAGATTGCATCGTGTCTTTAAGGCGTTTAAAAATCATGCTAGAAACCCCACCGATTGTTTTAAAAGAAGCGAGCGTGGGATTGAGGGAGAAAATAGAAAACACAGAGCGTTTGCAAACTTACGCCCAAAAATTAGCGAAATTAGAAAAAGTCAGCGTGATAACTTATAAGCCTTTAAAAAGCGTGAGCGATGTGGGGGAATTTTGCCAGACTTATGCGGATTTAGAAAATCTTGATTTAAGCCCGCTTGTTGTGCGTTTAAAAAAGCAACTAGAAAAACTGGAAAAAGAAAAACTAAAACTCAATTTGCACAATGAAAATTTTGTCAAAAACGCGCCTAAAAGCGTGCTAGAAAAAGCCAGAGAGGGTTTAAAAACGCTTTTAGAAAAAGAAAGTAAAATTAAGCAAGAATTGGATTTGTTAGAACAACCATAA
- the ffh gene encoding signal recognition particle protein yields MFQALSDGFKNALNKIRFQDDEKALDRALDELKKTLLKNDVHHKVARELLKKVESQTKASGIGKQQFLDALEKSLLEILSAKGSSGFTFAQTPPTVVLMAGLQGSGKTTTTAKLAHYLKTKNKKVLLCACDLQRLAAVEQLKVLGEQVGVEVFYEENKSVKEIANNALKRAKEAQFDVLLVDSAGRLAIDKELMQELKEVKEVLNPHEVLYVADALSGQDGVKSANTFNEEIGVSGVVLSKFDSDSKGGIALGITYQLGLPLRFIGSGEKIPDLDVFVPERIVGRLMGAGDIISLAEKTASVLNPNEAKDLSKKLKKGQFTFNDFLNQIEKVKKLGSMSSLISMIPGLGNMANALKDTDLESSLEVKKIKAMVNSMTKKERENPEILNGSRRKRIALGSGLEVSEINRIIKRFDQASKMAKRLTNKKGISDLMNLMSQAKNQTPPKMR; encoded by the coding sequence ATGTTTCAAGCGTTAAGTGATGGGTTTAAAAACGCGCTCAATAAAATCCGCTTTCAAGATGATGAAAAAGCGCTAGATCGGGCGTTAGACGAATTGAAAAAAACGCTCTTGAAAAATGATGTGCATCATAAAGTGGCTAGAGAATTGCTCAAAAAAGTGGAAAGCCAAACTAAAGCGAGTGGCATTGGTAAGCAGCAATTTTTAGACGCTTTAGAAAAGAGTTTGTTAGAAATTTTAAGCGCTAAAGGGAGCAGTGGTTTCACTTTCGCTCAAACGCCCCCCACCGTGGTTTTAATGGCAGGTTTGCAAGGGAGCGGTAAGACAACCACCACCGCTAAACTCGCTCATTATTTAAAAACCAAAAATAAAAAAGTGCTTTTATGCGCATGCGATTTGCAACGCTTAGCGGCGGTGGAGCAATTAAAGGTTTTGGGCGAACAGGTGGGCGTGGAAGTTTTTTACGAAGAAAATAAAAGCGTGAAAGAAATCGCCAACAACGCTTTAAAAAGGGCTAAAGAAGCGCAATTTGATGTTTTACTCGTGGATAGTGCGGGGCGTTTAGCCATTGATAAAGAGCTTATGCAAGAATTAAAGGAAGTTAAAGAAGTCTTAAACCCCCATGAAGTGCTGTATGTCGCAGACGCGTTGAGCGGGCAAGATGGGGTCAAAAGTGCGAACACCTTTAATGAAGAAATAGGCGTGAGCGGGGTGGTGTTAAGCAAATTTGATAGCGATTCTAAAGGGGGTATCGCCTTAGGCATCACTTACCAATTAGGCTTACCCTTGCGTTTTATTGGGAGCGGGGAAAAAATCCCTGATTTAGATGTGTTTGTGCCTGAAAGAATCGTGGGGCGTTTGATGGGGGCTGGAGATATTATCTCGCTCGCTGAAAAAACCGCCAGCGTTTTAAACCCTAATGAAGCCAAAGATTTGAGCAAAAAGCTCAAAAAAGGGCAATTCACTTTCAATGACTTTTTAAACCAGATTGAAAAAGTGAAAAAATTAGGCTCTATGAGTTCTCTAATCTCTATGATTCCAGGTTTAGGGAATATGGCAAACGCGCTGAAAGACACGGATTTAGAAAGCTCTTTAGAAGTGAAAAAAATCAAGGCTATGGTCAATTCCATGACCAAAAAAGAGCGAGAAAACCCCGAGATTTTAAACGGCAGCCGAAGAAAAAGGATCGCTTTAGGGAGCGGCTTAGAAGTGTCTGAAATCAATCGCATCATCAAACGCTTTGATCAAGCGAGCAAAATGGCGAAACGCTTAACCAATAAAAAGGGCATTAGCGATTTGATGAATCTAATGAGTCAGGCTAAAAATCAAACGCCCCCTAAAATGCGCTAA
- a CDS encoding 30S ribosomal protein S16, with amino-acid sequence MTVIRLTRIGRKKKPFYRVVVTDSRKRRDGGWIESIGYYNPLSEPKDIKIDKERLDYWKGVGAKMSERVEKLSQKA; translated from the coding sequence ATGACAGTCATTAGACTCACTCGTATCGGGAGAAAGAAAAAGCCTTTTTACAGAGTGGTGGTAACCGATTCTAGGAAAAGAAGGGATGGAGGCTGGATTGAATCCATTGGGTATTACAACCCTTTAAGCGAGCCTAAAGATATTAAGATTGATAAGGAGCGCTTGGATTACTGGAAAGGCGTGGGGGCTAAAATGAGCGAGAGGGTGGAAAAGCTTTCTCAAAAAGCCTAA
- a CDS encoding KH domain-containing protein has translation MRESDPLNTPFSQAECKDYSYCVAAFLEKYLKKVVSFPQALSVEHTLLEDKVKQITIYTHPSDMGHVIGKEGKMVSAIKAFVSGVKAKDGFSYKIVVFASNDKNGDKNPHALGDQTP, from the coding sequence ATGCGCGAATCAGATCCTTTGAACACGCCTTTTTCTCAAGCTGAATGTAAGGACTATTCGTATTGCGTAGCGGCTTTTTTAGAAAAATATTTAAAAAAGGTTGTGTCTTTTCCGCAAGCTTTGAGCGTAGAACACACGCTTTTAGAAGATAAAGTCAAGCAAATCACTATTTATACCCACCCATCAGACATGGGGCATGTGATCGGTAAAGAGGGCAAAATGGTGAGTGCGATTAAGGCGTTTGTTTCTGGTGTGAAAGCCAAAGACGGGTTTTCTTATAAAATCGTTGTTTTTGCGAGTAATGATAAAAATGGTGATAAAAATCCCCATGCTTTAGGCGATCAAACGCCTTGA
- the rimM gene encoding ribosome maturation factor RimM → MFFMLLVGRIGKSVGLNGGLKLHLESDFPECLKKGVKVSVAPLNAFSCASSFKEYTIHSYEHAKNLLFLETIHTPEKAKKLTNLGLFMSEAESKKLCVLKEGEFFYCDLVGLSVVEENEILGKVIEIQRISQTDYFMVETTLNLVEKGLAKIFLIPYRDFYIQEILLQDKKITTHNAKTLLENS, encoded by the coding sequence ATTTTTTTCATGCTTTTAGTGGGTAGGATTGGTAAAAGCGTGGGGCTTAATGGGGGGCTAAAGCTTCATTTAGAGAGCGATTTTCCGGAGTGCTTAAAAAAAGGCGTTAAGGTTAGCGTTGCTCCCTTGAACGCTTTCTCTTGCGCTTCTTCTTTTAAAGAATATACAATCCATTCTTATGAACATGCCAAAAACCTATTATTTTTAGAAACTATCCACACGCCCGAAAAGGCTAAAAAGCTGACTAATTTAGGGCTTTTTATGAGCGAAGCAGAGAGTAAAAAACTCTGTGTTTTAAAAGAGGGGGAGTTTTTTTATTGCGATTTAGTAGGGCTTAGCGTGGTGGAAGAAAACGAGATTCTAGGAAAAGTCATAGAAATCCAAAGGATTTCTCAAACAGATTATTTCATGGTTGAAACCACGCTGAATTTGGTTGAAAAAGGTTTGGCTAAGATTTTTTTAATCCCTTATAGGGATTTTTATATCCAAGAAATCCTTTTGCAAGACAAAAAAATAACCACCCATAACGCTAAAACGCTTTTAGAGAATAGTTGA
- the trmD gene encoding tRNA (guanosine(37)-N1)-methyltransferase TrmD, translating to MKFSVLTLFPQLVWPYFEDSILKRALEKNLFELEVLNLRDFSANKYQKADHTLIGGGAGQILDPEMIENALHSVKNPKHTIFLSAVGKPFKQTDAMRLAQKKHVVLVCGRYEGFDERSIELSADEVFCIGDFILTGGELGALCLIDSIARHIQGVLGNARSLENESFENHYLEAPNFANAVFKSKEINKIPAPLEYSKGNHAKIEQLKLDLSKLRTKFYRLDLFKQHKS from the coding sequence GTGAAATTCAGCGTTTTAACCCTTTTCCCGCAACTCGTATGGCCTTATTTTGAAGATTCTATTTTAAAAAGAGCGTTAGAAAAAAATCTTTTTGAATTGGAAGTGTTAAACCTTAGGGATTTTAGCGCTAATAAATATCAAAAAGCGGATCACACGCTCATTGGTGGGGGTGCAGGGCAAATTTTAGACCCTGAGATGATAGAAAACGCGCTCCATTCTGTTAAAAACCCTAAACACACGATTTTTTTAAGCGCGGTGGGTAAGCCTTTTAAGCAAACAGATGCGATGCGTTTGGCTCAAAAAAAGCATGTCGTTTTGGTGTGCGGGCGTTATGAGGGATTTGATGAACGCTCTATTGAATTGAGCGCTGATGAGGTTTTTTGTATAGGCGATTTTATTTTAACAGGGGGCGAGCTTGGGGCGTTGTGCTTGATAGATAGTATCGCTCGCCACATTCAAGGGGTTTTGGGTAACGCCCGATCTTTAGAAAATGAGAGCTTTGAAAACCATTATTTGGAAGCCCCTAATTTCGCTAACGCTGTTTTTAAATCCAAAGAAATCAATAAAATCCCTGCACCTTTAGAATATTCTAAAGGAAATCATGCTAAAATTGAGCAACTAAAACTTGATTTGTCAAAATTAAGGACGAAATTCTACCGCCTTGATTTATTCAAACAGCACAAATCATGA
- the rplS gene encoding 50S ribosomal protein L19: protein MKNRYIQQFEDAQLKDKTMPAFKAGDTLKLGITIKEGEKTRTQYFEGVCIAIRGNGVDKTFCVRKIGANNIGVEKIFPFYSESLASVEVLRVGRVRRAKLYYLRDRRGKAARIKEVRH, encoded by the coding sequence ATGAAAAACCGCTACATTCAGCAGTTTGAAGACGCTCAATTAAAAGACAAGACCATGCCAGCATTTAAAGCCGGCGATACTTTGAAGCTTGGTATCACCATTAAAGAAGGCGAAAAAACACGAACTCAGTATTTTGAAGGCGTGTGCATTGCGATTAGAGGCAATGGCGTGGATAAGACTTTTTGCGTGCGTAAAATAGGGGCTAACAATATCGGCGTGGAGAAAATTTTCCCTTTCTATAGCGAAAGTTTGGCGAGCGTTGAGGTGTTGCGTGTGGGCAGGGTGCGTCGTGCGAAGCTCTACTACTTGCGCGATAGGAGAGGTAAGGCAGCAAGGATTAAAGAAGTCCGCCATTAA
- a CDS encoding DUF2130 domain-containing protein: MQENQTRPFICPKCQEPINVNEALYKQIELENQNKFLAQQKEFEKEVNEKRAQYLSYFKNLEQKEEALKEREKEQKAKFDEAVKQASALALQDEKAKIIEEARKNAFLEQQKGLELLQKELDEKSKQVQELHQKEAEIERLKRENNEAESRLKAENEKKLNEKLDLEREKIEKALHEKNELKFKQQEEQLEMLRNELKNAQRKAELSSQQFQGEVQELAIEEFLKQKFPLDSVEEIKKGQRGGDCIQVVHTREFQNCGKIYYESKRTKEFQKAWVEKLKSDMREIGADVGVIVSEALPKEMERMGLFEGVWVCSFEEFKGLSAVLREGVIQVSLAKKSQENKGDKVDLLYHYLTSSEFSMQVNAIIEGFEQLRADLESEKRAMNKIWKSREKQMEKVFEGTINMYGSIKGIAGNAIGQVKALELGYDEGELED, translated from the coding sequence ATGCAAGAAAATCAAACCCGTCCTTTTATATGCCCCAAGTGTCAAGAGCCAATTAATGTGAATGAAGCGCTATACAAACAGATTGAGCTAGAAAATCAAAATAAGTTTTTAGCCCAACAGAAAGAGTTTGAAAAAGAAGTGAATGAAAAAAGAGCGCAGTATCTAAGCTATTTCAAAAATTTAGAGCAAAAAGAAGAGGCCCTAAAAGAGCGAGAGAAAGAGCAAAAGGCCAAATTTGATGAGGCGGTCAAACAAGCGAGCGCTTTAGCTTTGCAAGATGAAAAGGCTAAGATCATTGAAGAAGCCAGAAAAAACGCTTTTTTAGAGCAGCAAAAAGGCTTGGAATTATTGCAAAAAGAATTGGATGAGAAGTCCAAACAAGTTCAGGAATTGCACCAAAAAGAAGCGGAAATTGAAAGGCTAAAAAGAGAAAATAACGAAGCAGAGAGCCGATTGAAAGCGGAAAATGAAAAAAAATTGAATGAAAAATTGGATTTGGAGAGAGAAAAAATAGAAAAAGCCTTGCATGAAAAAAATGAATTGAAATTCAAGCAGCAAGAAGAGCAATTAGAAATGTTAAGAAACGAGTTGAAAAACGCTCAAAGAAAGGCGGAGTTAAGCTCGCAGCAATTCCAGGGCGAGGTGCAGGAATTAGCGATTGAAGAGTTTTTGAAGCAAAAATTCCCCTTAGATAGTGTTGAAGAAATCAAAAAAGGGCAAAGAGGGGGCGATTGCATTCAAGTGGTGCACACTAGGGAATTTCAAAATTGCGGGAAAATTTATTATGAGAGCAAACGCACTAAAGAATTCCAAAAAGCTTGGGTTGAAAAGCTTAAAAGCGACATGCGAGAGATTGGGGCTGATGTGGGGGTCATTGTGAGTGAAGCGCTGCCTAAAGAGATGGAGAGGATGGGGTTATTTGAAGGGGTGTGGGTGTGTTCGTTTGAAGAGTTTAAGGGGTTGAGCGCGGTGCTAAGAGAGGGGGTTATTCAAGTGAGTTTGGCTAAAAAAAGTCAGGAAAATAAGGGCGATAAAGTGGATTTGCTCTATCATTATTTGACAAGCTCTGAATTTTCTATGCAAGTGAATGCGATTATAGAGGGGTTTGAGCAATTGAGAGCGGATTTAGAAAGCGAAAAACGCGCGATGAATAAGATTTGGAAAAGCAGGGAAAAACAAATGGAAAAAGTGTTTGAGGGCACGATTAACATGTATGGCTCTATTAAGGGCATTGCGGGTAATGCGATAGGGCAAGTGAAGGCGCTAGAGCTTGGGTATGATGAGGGGGAATTAGAGGATTAG
- a CDS encoding methionyl-tRNA formyltransferase, producing the protein MRIVFMGTPGFAEVILRALVGDKDIEVVGLFTQMDKPFGRKKELKAPETKTYILENHLNIPIFQPQSLKEPEVQILKDLKPDFIVVVAYGKILPKEVLAIAPCINVHASLLPKYRGASPIHEMILNDDKIYGISTMLMDVELDSGDILESASFLREDYLNLDALSLKLVHMGADLLLSTLKNFSSITRKPQDHTQASFCKKITKADGLVGFKDAKSLFLKSLAFKSWPEIFLENNLKLLEVGLVENEKSHKEGEILEIDEKGVLVGCLKGSVRIARLQAVGKKPLKAKDYLNGKRLKIGGILA; encoded by the coding sequence ATGCGCATCGTATTTATGGGAACGCCGGGGTTTGCTGAAGTGATCTTAAGGGCGTTAGTTGGAGATAAAGACATAGAAGTGGTGGGGCTATTCACTCAAATGGACAAACCTTTTGGGCGCAAAAAAGAATTGAAAGCCCCAGAGACTAAAACATACATTTTAGAAAATCATTTAAATATCCCCATTTTCCAACCGCAAAGTTTGAAAGAGCCTGAAGTTCAAATTTTAAAGGATTTAAAGCCTGATTTTATCGTGGTGGTGGCTTATGGTAAGATTTTGCCTAAAGAGGTTTTAGCCATCGCTCCTTGCATTAATGTGCATGCGTCGTTATTGCCTAAATACAGGGGGGCTTCGCCCATTCATGAGATGATACTCAATGACGATAAGATCTATGGCATAAGCACCATGCTTATGGATGTGGAGTTGGATAGCGGGGATATTTTAGAAAGCGCTTCTTTTTTAAGAGAAGATTATTTGAATTTAGACGCTTTAAGTTTAAAATTAGTGCATATGGGAGCGGATTTACTTCTTTCAACGCTCAAAAATTTCTCTTCCATCACAAGAAAGCCTCAAGATCACACGCAAGCTAGTTTTTGTAAAAAAATCACCAAGGCTGATGGTTTAGTGGGTTTTAAAGACGCTAAAAGCTTGTTTTTAAAATCGCTTGCGTTTAAATCTTGGCCAGAAATCTTTTTAGAAAATAACCTTAAACTTTTAGAAGTGGGGTTGGTGGAGAATGAAAAGAGCCACAAGGAAGGCGAGATTTTAGAAATTGATGAAAAAGGCGTTCTTGTGGGTTGCTTGAAGGGTAGCGTGCGTATAGCAAGGTTGCAAGCGGTGGGTAAAAAGCCCTTGAAAGCGAAGGATTATTTGAATGGCAAGCGTTTGAAAATAGGCGGTATTTTGGCATGA
- a CDS encoding biotin--[acetyl-CoA-carboxylase] ligase, translating to MRKCEKRVFDSLPSTQIYLLEKLKNNELKAPILILAKNQSAGIGSRGNIWEGAKSALTFSIALNASDLPNDLPMQANALYLGFLFKEVLKELGSQTWLKWPNDLYLGGQKIGGVLVNIYKGMRVCGIGVNRVSTKWACLDIGASDDLIIEGFLKKIEENLFWGEVLSKYALEFHRSNSFSFHNDCNEAVSLKDAELLEDGRILIKDKIYSRI from the coding sequence ATGAGAAAATGTGAAAAAAGAGTTTTTGATAGCCTGCCTTCCACGCAAATCTATCTTTTAGAAAAACTCAAAAATAACGAACTCAAAGCCCCTATTTTGATCTTGGCTAAAAACCAAAGCGCTGGGATAGGCAGTAGGGGGAATATTTGGGAGGGCGCAAAAAGCGCTTTGACTTTTTCGATCGCTTTAAACGCAAGCGATTTGCCTAACGATTTACCCATGCAAGCGAACGCTTTGTATTTAGGGTTTTTATTCAAAGAAGTTTTAAAAGAATTAGGCTCTCAAACATGGCTTAAATGGCCTAACGATTTGTATTTGGGGGGTCAAAAAATAGGGGGCGTGCTGGTTAATATTTATAAAGGCATGCGGGTGTGTGGGATTGGCGTGAATAGGGTTTCAACAAAATGGGCATGTTTAGATATTGGCGCGAGCGATGATTTGATTATAGAGGGCTTTTTAAAAAAAATAGAAGAAAATCTTTTTTGGGGGGAAGTTTTAAGTAAGTATGCGTTAGAATTTCATAGAAGCAACTCTTTTAGCTTCCATAATGATTGCAATGAAGCGGTGAGTTTGAAAGATGCGGAATTGTTAGAAGACGGCCGCATTTTGATTAAAGATAAGATATATAGTAGGATATGA
- a CDS encoding ParA family protein: MMNEIIAVANQKGGVGKTTTAVNLAASLAVHEKKILLIDFDPQANATSSLGFRRDKIDYDIYHVLIGRKQISQVILKTQMPFLDLVPSNLGLAGFEKTFYDSQDENKRGELMLKNALESVVGLYDYIIIDSPPALGPLTINSLSAAHSVIIPIQCEFFALEGTKLLLNTIRMLQKSTNPKLKIRGFLPTMHVPQLNLTKGVLAELFKYFDSEFFRDSATGEYIMIPKSVKLAESPSFGKPVLLYDIKSNGSIAYQKLAQSILQG; this comes from the coding sequence ATGATGAATGAAATCATTGCAGTGGCTAATCAAAAAGGGGGTGTGGGCAAAACGACAACAGCGGTTAATTTAGCGGCTTCTTTAGCGGTGCATGAAAAAAAAATCTTGTTGATTGATTTTGACCCTCAAGCCAACGCCACTTCAAGCTTGGGTTTTAGGCGCGATAAAATTGATTATGATATTTATCATGTGCTGATTGGCCGTAAGCAAATTTCTCAAGTGATCTTAAAAACCCAAATGCCTTTTTTGGATCTAGTGCCTTCTAATTTGGGTTTGGCTGGGTTTGAAAAAACCTTTTATGACAGCCAAGATGAGAATAAACGAGGCGAGCTCATGCTCAAAAACGCCTTAGAGAGCGTGGTGGGGCTTTATGATTATATTATTATTGATTCCCCGCCAGCTCTAGGGCCTCTCACGATCAATTCGCTTTCAGCAGCCCATTCGGTGATCATTCCTATCCAATGCGAGTTCTTTGCCCTTGAAGGCACTAAATTATTGCTTAACACCATTAGAATGCTGCAAAAAAGCACAAACCCTAAGCTCAAAATCAGAGGTTTTTTACCCACAATGCATGTCCCTCAGCTCAATTTGACAAAAGGGGTTTTAGCGGAATTGTTCAAGTATTTTGACTCAGAGTTTTTTAGAGATTCAGCTACAGGAGAGTATATTATGATCCCTAAAAGCGTGAAACTAGCGGAATCGCCTAGTTTTGGTAAGCCCGTCTTGCTCTATGATATTAAATCTAATGGCAGTATCGCTTATCAAAAATTAGCTCAAAGCATTCTTCAGGGGTAG